A window of Acidobacteriota bacterium genomic DNA:
TTCGCCCTCGACCTCGGAGGTGTGGTGGAGGTCTATCCCTCGACGCGATGGGTGATGCGTACGGACGTCGGTGCCCTGCGCATCCGTCACCGGAGCAGCGCGCCACCGTGCGCCTCCGGCGGTTGCACCTCGACGAACCTCGTCGCCTCGGCGGGGGTGGGGATCAGGTTCTGAATCTCTGACTCCTGATTTCCGGGCCCTCGAGTTCCTGCTGGTGCCCGGTGCCCGGTGCCCGATCGTATTCTTACGCGATGTCGCGTGTTGCGTTCGTCACAGAGAGTCGGTTGCCAGAGGGATCGGACGAGGATGAGCTCGTGTCGGCCATCCTCACGCCACGCGGCATCGACGTGGTGCACACCGTCTGGGACGACGCCAGCGTCGACTGGACGGCGTTTGCATCGGTGGTGATTCGATCGCCCTGGGACTACTACACGAAGGCCGACGCGTTCTGCGCGTGGCTGACGTCGCTCGATGTGGCGGGCGCCAACCTGTGGAATCGGCCGCGTACCGTGCTCGACAACGTCCACAAGCGATACCTCGTGGACTTCGCGGCGCGTGGCTTACCCGTCGTGCCGACGGTGTGCGTGCCGCGCGGCAGCGATCGCGATCTCCGGCGCGTGCTCGCGGACAACGGATGGACGTCCGCCGTGATCAAGCCCGCCATCTCCGCGGGTGCGCACCTCACGTGGCGGACGTCGATCGAGGCTGCGACGGGCGACCAGGCGCGATTCGCCGCGCAGGCGGCCGACGCCGATACGCTCGTGCAGCCCTTCATGCCGTCCATTGCCACCCGGGGCGAGGTGTCTCTGGTGTTCATCGAGGGCCGGTACAGTCACGCGGTCGTGAAACGTCCGCGGGCGGACGACTTCCGCGTGCAGACGCAGCACGGCGGCGTGGCCGACGCGTGGCATCCGACCGACGCGATCGTCGAGCAGGCAGCGGCCGTGTTGCGCGAGGTCGCGGCACCGCTCCTCCATGCGCGTGTGGATGGCGTCCTGGAGGAGGATAGGTTCGTCCTCATGGAGCTGGAGATCAACGAGCCGTACCTGTTCCTCTCACACGCGCCAGACGCCGCCACTCGCTTCGCCGACGCGATCCAGCACACGTGCGCTGTCAGCCCGTAGCTGCGGTCGGGCCCGGAGGCCGACCCTACCTAGTCCGCGTCGGCGAATCTGTATCCGACGCCGCGTGCCGTGACGATCAGGGCGGGCTGGCGTGGATCCGCCTCGAGCTTCTTGCGTAAGCGGCTGATGACGGTATCCACCGTCCGCTCATCCACGAAGGTGTCGTCGGCCCACACCGTCTGCAGGAGCCGTGCTCTCGTGAACACGATGCCACGCCGCGCCGCGAGGTGGTGCAGGAGGTCGAACTCCTGGCGCGTCAGGTTCACCACGCGGTCCTGTCGCCGCACAACGCGCCTGTCGACGTCCATGACGATGCCCGGTGCCAGCGCGATCGGTTCCCGGGAGTCGTCTGCCTGGTGCAGCCCTGTCGTGCGCCGCTCGTGGCGGCGCGTGAGGGCGCTGACACGGGCCTGGAACTCGCCGGTCCTGAACGGCTTCGTGAGGTCGTCGTCGGCGCCCGCGTCGAGCCCGATGACGATGTCGGCTTCGCCGTCGCGCGCGGTGAGCATCAGGACGGGCGTCGTGGCGTTGGCCTCCGCGGCGCGAAGCGCGCGGCAGAGCGAGACGCCGTCGAGGCCGGGCAGCATCACGTCGAGCACGATGAAATCGAACGCCCGCTGGCGCACGACGTCGAGCGCCTCGCGTCCGTTGGCGACCTCTTCGACGTCGAAACCGGCCAGACCCAGGTGCAGGTGCAGCAACTCCCTGATGCTCAGGTCGTCCTCCACGACCAGCGCGCGTCTGGAAGGCCCCGTCACGACTGACTCCGCATCGCATCATGGTCACACAACTGCCACATTAGCCCGTCGGACTGTCGCAATCCCGCCATGGTGCGGCCACCCGCGTCGCGTCAGAAGCAGACAAGCAGCAGCGCCGCGTATCGATGCACCGGCGTCGCAGGGAGGGAAGCGCACGATGCGGAACCATCACGACGACCACGACGACTTCGGCGGCCTGCAGCGCGACGTCGCGGCCACCCGGGCCAACCTCGATCGCCGGCGCCTGCTGCGCGTGGTCACCGGTCTCGGTCTTGGCGTGAGCGGCCTACAGGTTCTCGGCTGCGACGAGCAGAGCCCGACGGCGCCGACGACCACCACGACAACGACAACGACCCCCACGCCCACATCGGGCATGTGCAGCCGGATCCCGGAGGAGACGGCGGGGCCGTTCCCCGGCGACGGCTCGAACGGGCCGAACGTCCTCGGCCTCGCCGATGTCGTCAGGAACGACATCCGATCGAGCTTCGGCGGCCTGAGCGGCAGGGCCGAAGGCGTGGGGCTGCAGATCGTGCTGACCATCGTGTCGGCCAGTACGTGCGAGCCCGCGGCGGGGCGGGCCGTCTACCTGTGGCAGTGCGATCGCGAGGGACGATACTCGCTCTACAACGCAGGCGTGACAAACCAGAACTACCTGCGCGGCGTGCAGCAGGCAGACGCCAACGGGCGCGTCACGTTCACGTCGATCTATCCGGGGTGCTACTCGGGCCGGTGGCCGCACATCCACTTCGAGGTGTACCCGAGTCTCGCGGCGGCGTCGAGCGTGGCCAACAAGAGCGCGACATCACAGATCGCACTCCCGAAGGACACGTCAGATCTCGTGTACGCGACAACCGGGTATGCGACGAGCGTGACCAACCTCTCGCGCATCACGCTGGCGACAGATATGGTCTTCAGCGACGGCGTGAACCTCGAGCTGGCCACCGTCACGGGGAGCGTCGAGTCGGGGTTGGTGGCGATGTTGACAGTGGCCGTGTGAGCATCGCGACGGCGCGCGCGAGCGGGCATCTGCCGGAGTAGGATCGCCGTCATGACGCCTGCCGCGGCCCGGCCGCAGACCCGCTACGTCGCCCTGCTTCGCGGCGTGAGCCCCTCGAACGCGAGGATGGCCGATCTCGCGGCGTGTTTCGAGAAGCTGGGCTTCACGGACGTCAGGACGGTGCTGTCGAGCGGCAACGTCGTCTTCACGACGGCGCGGATGTCCGAAGCGAGCCTGGCGAACACCATCGAGGACGGCATGGGAATGCACCTCCCTCGGAGCTTTCCGGCGATCGTGCGCACCGCGAGCCACCTGCAGTCGTTGCTCGAGACCGACCCGTACGCCGCGTTCGACGTTGCGCCAGCGGCCAAACGCGTCGTGACATTCCTGAGCGCACCGCACGCCGGACCGCTGGCACTCCCGATTGCCCTCGACGGCGCCAGCATCCTGGCGATGCGCGGCCGTGAGGTGTTCACGGCGTATGTGCCGGGGGACAAAGGCCCGGTGTTCATGACCCTCATCGAGAAGACGTTCGGCAAGCAGGTGACGACCCGCACGTGGGACACGGTCCGGAAGTGCGCGGTCGCGTGACCTGCTGCGCTCCTGCCCGCCCGCTTACGTCCTGACGGTCGACGGTTGCGCGGGCACGAGACGCAAGCGAGACAGGCACCGCCACGCGCGTGGCGCGTCAGACCGCGTCGTGTCGAAAGCCGCCGTCCGCAGGTCGACGATCTCCAGTACGGGCTCGATCGCGTTGACGATGTCTCGGGCGGACCGGCGCGGTGGGCCTTCTTCGCGCGGTGCGCCTTCCGTGCTGCCGATGAGGCTCAACCACCGTCCGCCTGGCACGAGCGATGCGGCGACCTGCGACGCGAAGCGCGCACGCGCGTCGGCCGCGTCGAAGCCGTGGAACACGCCGCGATCGAACACCAGATCGAAAGGCCCGCCGTCGGGTTGCGTGGCGAGGAAGTCCACGATCTCGAAGCGCCCGGTGCCGGGACCCGGTGCCTGTGCAGCCTTGGCGCGTGCGAGGTCGATGGCGCGATCCGATACGTCGATGCCGACGACGTCGAAACCGCGCGAGGCGAGCCACAGGGCATTCGTGCCGGTACCGCATCCCACTTCGAGCACGCGTGCGTCGGCAAGCCCCGCCTGCTCGACGAAGGCAACCAACGCCTCCTCGGGCGAGCCCGTGTCCCAGGGCGTATCACCGAGTCTGTAGCGTTCGTTCCAGTCGTGATCTGCCATACTCGCGATTGTCGCACCACAGGTGCCTGTCGGCAGCAACGGCACGCGATTGCCGACCCGTGTCCAGGGGCTCTCGTGCCGCGTGGCGTGGCCGCTGGAGTCATCCCGCGGTGTTGACGAGACGCTGGTGAGCCGTCCGTGGACACCGCTCGTCCACGCCCGCGCTGGGTGTTCTCCCTTGCCTGGTTCCGACGCTCGGGTTGGCAGGCGGACCAGCATGCCGTGGCAGGGGCGCCGTGTCGGTGGCACAGTCGCCCGCGCGTGGTGAGCGATCTCCGGCATCGCAGGATGTGTACGACCTCGAGACGACGCGACCCTCCGCGTCGCGTATCGCTGCGGCGTGGGATCGTGGGTGCGCGGTAGTGTTGCGCTGTGTGAACGAGCCGAGGGAGGCCCATGGACGTTGGACCGATGATCGCCGACACGTCGTGGATGACGGTGCTGGCCGTTCTGATCGGCGGTTACGCGCTGAGCGTCGCCGTTTTCCTGATCCTGGAGAACCGCAGCCCGCAGTCGACTTTTGCCTGGTTGTTCCTCCTCCTGATCGTCCCGCTCGGCGGCGTGGTCATCTACGTCCTGTTCGGTCGAGGGCGGCACGCGTTCAGTC
This region includes:
- a CDS encoding DUF1697 domain-containing protein — its product is MTPAAARPQTRYVALLRGVSPSNARMADLAACFEKLGFTDVRTVLSSGNVVFTTARMSEASLANTIEDGMGMHLPRSFPAIVRTASHLQSLLETDPYAAFDVAPAAKRVVTFLSAPHAGPLALPIALDGASILAMRGREVFTAYVPGDKGPVFMTLIEKTFGKQVTTRTWDTVRKCAVA
- a CDS encoding intradiol ring-cleavage dioxygenase, with the translated sequence MRNHHDDHDDFGGLQRDVAATRANLDRRRLLRVVTGLGLGVSGLQVLGCDEQSPTAPTTTTTTTTTPTPTSGMCSRIPEETAGPFPGDGSNGPNVLGLADVVRNDIRSSFGGLSGRAEGVGLQIVLTIVSASTCEPAAGRAVYLWQCDREGRYSLYNAGVTNQNYLRGVQQADANGRVTFTSIYPGCYSGRWPHIHFEVYPSLAAASSVANKSATSQIALPKDTSDLVYATTGYATSVTNLSRITLATDMVFSDGVNLELATVTGSVESGLVAMLTVAV
- a CDS encoding response regulator transcription factor, with protein sequence MTGPSRRALVVEDDLSIRELLHLHLGLAGFDVEEVANGREALDVVRQRAFDFIVLDVMLPGLDGVSLCRALRAAEANATTPVLMLTARDGEADIVIGLDAGADDDLTKPFRTGEFQARVSALTRRHERRTTGLHQADDSREPIALAPGIVMDVDRRVVRRQDRVVNLTRQEFDLLHHLAARRGIVFTRARLLQTVWADDTFVDERTVDTVISRLRKKLEADPRQPALIVTARGVGYRFADAD
- a CDS encoding class I SAM-dependent methyltransferase codes for the protein MADHDWNERYRLGDTPWDTGSPEEALVAFVEQAGLADARVLEVGCGTGTNALWLASRGFDVVGIDVSDRAIDLARAKAAQAPGPGTGRFEIVDFLATQPDGGPFDLVFDRGVFHGFDAADARARFASQVAASLVPGGRWLSLIGSTEGAPREEGPPRRSARDIVNAIEPVLEIVDLRTAAFDTTRSDAPRAWRCLSRLRLVPAQPSTVRT